The sequence CGCGGACGTGATCGAGCTCGGCGTCCCTTTCTCCGACCCGGTCGCGGACGGCCCGGTGATCCAGCACAGCTCGTCCGTCGCCCTCGCCAATGGCGTTACGCTCGACGGCTCTCTGGAGCTGCTCGAGAAGGCGCGGCCGGCCGTGCCCGTCGTGCTGTTCACCTACCTCAATCCGCTGCTCGCGGCGGGGCCGGACGTGCTGCGCCGGGCGCGGGACGCCGGCATCGCGGGTATACTCGTCACGGATCTGCCGCTCGGCGCGGATCCGCGGCGCGAAGCCTGGCTGGCGGAAAGCGGGCTCGACTTCATCCGGCTCGTCGCGCCGACGACGCCGCCCGGGAGACTGGCCGGAATCTGCCAGCACGGGAGCGGCTTCGTGTACCTCATCAGCCGCATGGGCGTCACCGGCGCCCGCGACGACGCCCCGCCCGACGTGGCGCCGATGGTCGCGAGATTGCGTGCGGTGACCGATCTCCCCGTGTGCGTGGGCTTCGGAATCTCGACTCCCGCGCAGGCGCGCGCCGTCGCGCGGCTGGCGGACGGAGTCGTGGTCGGAAGCGCTGTCGTGCGGGCCGCCGGCGAGTCGACCGGCGCGGCGCTGAATCTCGTACGCTCCATGCGGGAGGCGATGGA comes from Gemmatimonadaceae bacterium and encodes:
- the trpA gene encoding tryptophan synthase subunit alpha, with amino-acid sequence MASASAIISSESIAERFEALRADSRRALVCYVTAGHPSPAATVELLEGLEAAGADVIELGVPFSDPVADGPVIQHSSSVALANGVTLDGSLELLEKARPAVPVVLFTYLNPLLAAGPDVLRRARDAGIAGILVTDLPLGADPRREAWLAESGLDFIRLVAPTTPPGRLAGICQHGSGFVYLISRMGVTGARDDAPPDVAPMVARLRAVTDLPVCVGFGISTPAQARAVARLADGVVVGSAVVRAAGESTGAALNLVRSMREAMDG